One region of Armigeres subalbatus isolate Guangzhou_Male chromosome 3, GZ_Asu_2, whole genome shotgun sequence genomic DNA includes:
- the LOC134220588 gene encoding transcription factor MafK isoform X1, with the protein MPQDSKRERKSTQSTMHSKRSHWNEAPLSPCPIPDISDDELVSISVRDLNRTLKLRGLTRDEIVRMKQRRRTLKNRGYAASCRIKRIEQKDELETEKSQEWRDMEKMHEQTNRMRDEVDALRNKYEALRKFAIGEKIPLPPELDILG; encoded by the exons ATGCCACAGGACTCAAAACGGGAAAGGAAAAGTACGCAG TCCACGATGCATTCGAAAAGAAGTCACTGGAATGAA GCCCCCTTGTCGCCGTGTCCCATTCCGGACATTAGTGACGATGAGCTGGTGTCGATCTCAGTACGGGATCTGAACCGTACCCTCAAGCTTCGGGGACTCACCCGGGACGAGATCGTCCGGATGAAGCAACGGCGTCGGACGCTGAAGAATCGTGGATACGCCGCAAGTTGTCGGATCAAGCGGATCGAGCAGAAAGACGAACTGGAGACGGAAAAGTCGCAGGAATGGCGCGACATGGAAAAGATGCACGAGCAAACCAACCGGATGCGGGACGAGGTGGATGCCCTGCGGAACAAGTACGAAGCGCTGCGGAAGTTTGCTATCGGTGAAAAGATTCCACTGCCACCGGAGTTGGACATTTTGGGTTAG
- the LOC134220588 gene encoding transcription factor MafK isoform X2, translating to MPQDSKRERKSTQAPLSPCPIPDISDDELVSISVRDLNRTLKLRGLTRDEIVRMKQRRRTLKNRGYAASCRIKRIEQKDELETEKSQEWRDMEKMHEQTNRMRDEVDALRNKYEALRKFAIGEKIPLPPELDILG from the exons ATGCCACAGGACTCAAAACGGGAAAGGAAAAGTACGCAG GCCCCCTTGTCGCCGTGTCCCATTCCGGACATTAGTGACGATGAGCTGGTGTCGATCTCAGTACGGGATCTGAACCGTACCCTCAAGCTTCGGGGACTCACCCGGGACGAGATCGTCCGGATGAAGCAACGGCGTCGGACGCTGAAGAATCGTGGATACGCCGCAAGTTGTCGGATCAAGCGGATCGAGCAGAAAGACGAACTGGAGACGGAAAAGTCGCAGGAATGGCGCGACATGGAAAAGATGCACGAGCAAACCAACCGGATGCGGGACGAGGTGGATGCCCTGCGGAACAAGTACGAAGCGCTGCGGAAGTTTGCTATCGGTGAAAAGATTCCACTGCCACCGGAGTTGGACATTTTGGGTTAG